A genomic segment from Gadus morhua chromosome 4, gadMor3.0, whole genome shotgun sequence encodes:
- the enpp4 gene encoding bis(5'-adenosyl)-triphosphatase enpp4 isoform X1: MPSALEKTVAEDDNPLDLSMSSIEASPSHPVDSSFVPLFSTSSSSSSDIPDILSAAGTKHWSEKKWIVNESKLMQLFTTCQQCGVLIGEEDKKVTTSGTRIHIKWSCMKGHSGEWESCSQLRGMPENNLLVASSILFTGSTFTEIFDWAELLNLQIPKKTTFYSLQSTYLIPVIEYAYRDHHEEMMSNLQLQTVGGGISICGDGRSDSPGFSAKYTTYSFMSNATQEIIMVDLVQVTEATSSPAMETLGFRRGLDRLLQAGVRVDVITTDRSPSIRKLMRETYSDIQHQFDPWHVAKGLKKKLTAAANNKKNIDLQPWLKAITNHLWWSCQSCGGDAEELKRRWKSVLHHICGIHRWEEDGQEKTCYHRDLTEEQQRRKKWLQTDSAAFQTLSDHVLNKNLLKDLNHMTLFQHTGALEVYHSAMLKYTEKRLHFAYSSMKARTLLSVMDNNKNVGRQQATTSDGTPRYNLVFPKQSKRWVARKRYEPTRQTFRKDLVERVLERRMDPTVKFADPHFYIQQPATIPDNIATTPRPDKDQSIAEHVSRFKT; encoded by the exons ATGCCATCAGCACTA GAAAAAACAGTAGCTGAAGATGACAACCCACTGGATCTGAGTATGAGCTCAATTGAGGCCTCTCCAAGTCATCCAGTTGACAGTAGCTTTGTTCCACTATTCAGCACATCAAGCTCCTCCAGCTCTGACATACCTGACATACTCTCGGCTGCAGGAACCAAGCACTGGTCAGAAAAAAAATGGATAGTAAACGAGTCCAAGCTAATGCAGCTCTTCACAACATGCCAACAGTGTGGAGTGTTAATTGGAGAGGAAGACAAGAAAGTGACCACTAGTGGGACCCGCATACACATCAAGTGGAGCTGTATGAAAGGACACTCAGGTGAATGGGAGTCATGTTCTCAACTGCGTGGAATGCCCGAAAACAACCTGCTGGTTGCCTCATCCATCCTGTTCACAGGTTCAACTTTCACGGAAATCTTTGATTGGGCTGAACTACTGAATCTCCAAATTCCAAAGAAGACTACATTTTACTCCCTGCAATCCACCTACCTCATACCAGTGATTGAGTATGCATACCGTGACCATCACGAAGAGATGATGAGCAATCTACAACTACAGACAGTTGGTGGAGGGATTTCAATCTGCGGTGATGGTCGTTCTGATTCACCTGGATTTAGTGCCAAGTACACTACATACAGTTTCATGAGTAATGCAACACAGGAAATCATCATGGTGGATTTAGTTCAG GTTACAGAGGCGACCAGTTCACCAGCCATGGAGACCCTGGGGTTTCGAAGGGGTCTGGACCGTTTGCTTCAGGCAGGAGTTAGAGTGGATGTCATCACTACAGACCGCTCTCCTTCTATCAGGAAGCTTATGAGAGAGACCTACTCTGACATCCAGCACCAGTTTGACCCTTGGCATGTTGCAAAAG GACTGAAGAAAAAGTTGACTGCGGctgcaaacaacaaaaaaaacattgatctGCAGCCTTGGCTAAAGGCTATTACTAATCACCTGTGGTGGTCTTGCCAGTCATGCGGGGGTGATGCAGAG GAGTTGAAACGCCGCTGGAAGTCCGTTCTCCATCACATTTGTGGCATACATCGCTGGGAGGAAGACGGACAGGAGAAGACTTGCTACCACCGGGACCTCACTGAAGAGcagcagagaaggaagaaatGGCTGCAAACCGACTCTGCTGCATTCCAGACACTGTCGGACCACGTACTGAACAAGAACCTGTTGAAAGACCTCAACCACATGACTCTCTTCCAACATACAG GAGCCCTGGAGGTGTACCACAGTGCAATGCTGAAGTACACTGAAAAGAGGCTTCACTTCGCCTACAGCTCTATGAAGGCACGCACCCTACTCTCTGTGATGGACAACAACAAGAATGTTGGCCGTCAACAAGCAACGACCAGTGATG GGACTCCGAGATACAATTTGGTTTTTCCCAAACAATCTAAAAGATGGGTTGCCAGGAAGAGGTACGAGCCAACCAGGCAGACATTCAGGAAGGATTTGGTGGAGCGGGTCCTGGAAAGGCGCATGGATCCTACTGTGAAGTTTGCAGATCCACATTTTTATATCCAGCAACCAGCTACTATACCCGACAACATAGCCACCACTCCAAGACCGGACAAAGATCAAAGTATTGCAGAGCACGTCTCCCGTTTTAAAACATGA
- the enpp4 gene encoding bis(5'-adenosyl)-triphosphatase enpp4 isoform X3, with amino-acid sequence MPSALEKTVAEDDNPLDLSMSSIEASPSHPVDSSFVPLFSTSSSSSSDIPDILSAAGTKHWSEKKWIVNESKLMQLFTTCQQCGVLIGEEDKKVTTSGTRIHIKWSCMKGHSGSTFTEIFDWAELLNLQIPKKTTFYSLQSTYLIPVIEYAYRDHHEEMMSNLQLQTVGGGISICGDGRSDSPGFSAKYTTYSFMSNATQEIIMVDLVQVTEATSSPAMETLGFRRGLDRLLQAGVRVDVITTDRSPSIRKLMRETYSDIQHQFDPWHVAKGLKKKLTAAANNKKNIDLQPWLKAITNHLWWSCQSCGGDAEELKRRWKSVLHHICGIHRWEEDGQEKTCYHRDLTEEQQRRKKWLQTDSAAFQTLSDHVLNKNLLKDLNHMTLFQHTGALEVYHSAMLKYTEKRLHFAYSSMKARTLLSVMDNNKNVGRQQATTSDGTPRYNLVFPKQSKRWVARKRYEPTRQTFRKDLVERVLERRMDPTVKFADPHFYIQQPATIPDNIATTPRPDKDQSIAEHVSRFKT; translated from the exons ATGCCATCAGCACTA GAAAAAACAGTAGCTGAAGATGACAACCCACTGGATCTGAGTATGAGCTCAATTGAGGCCTCTCCAAGTCATCCAGTTGACAGTAGCTTTGTTCCACTATTCAGCACATCAAGCTCCTCCAGCTCTGACATACCTGACATACTCTCGGCTGCAGGAACCAAGCACTGGTCAGAAAAAAAATGGATAGTAAACGAGTCCAAGCTAATGCAGCTCTTCACAACATGCCAACAGTGTGGAGTGTTAATTGGAGAGGAAGACAAGAAAGTGACCACTAGTGGGACCCGCATACACATCAAGTGGAGCTGTATGAAAGGACACTCAG GTTCAACTTTCACGGAAATCTTTGATTGGGCTGAACTACTGAATCTCCAAATTCCAAAGAAGACTACATTTTACTCCCTGCAATCCACCTACCTCATACCAGTGATTGAGTATGCATACCGTGACCATCACGAAGAGATGATGAGCAATCTACAACTACAGACAGTTGGTGGAGGGATTTCAATCTGCGGTGATGGTCGTTCTGATTCACCTGGATTTAGTGCCAAGTACACTACATACAGTTTCATGAGTAATGCAACACAGGAAATCATCATGGTGGATTTAGTTCAG GTTACAGAGGCGACCAGTTCACCAGCCATGGAGACCCTGGGGTTTCGAAGGGGTCTGGACCGTTTGCTTCAGGCAGGAGTTAGAGTGGATGTCATCACTACAGACCGCTCTCCTTCTATCAGGAAGCTTATGAGAGAGACCTACTCTGACATCCAGCACCAGTTTGACCCTTGGCATGTTGCAAAAG GACTGAAGAAAAAGTTGACTGCGGctgcaaacaacaaaaaaaacattgatctGCAGCCTTGGCTAAAGGCTATTACTAATCACCTGTGGTGGTCTTGCCAGTCATGCGGGGGTGATGCAGAG GAGTTGAAACGCCGCTGGAAGTCCGTTCTCCATCACATTTGTGGCATACATCGCTGGGAGGAAGACGGACAGGAGAAGACTTGCTACCACCGGGACCTCACTGAAGAGcagcagagaaggaagaaatGGCTGCAAACCGACTCTGCTGCATTCCAGACACTGTCGGACCACGTACTGAACAAGAACCTGTTGAAAGACCTCAACCACATGACTCTCTTCCAACATACAG GAGCCCTGGAGGTGTACCACAGTGCAATGCTGAAGTACACTGAAAAGAGGCTTCACTTCGCCTACAGCTCTATGAAGGCACGCACCCTACTCTCTGTGATGGACAACAACAAGAATGTTGGCCGTCAACAAGCAACGACCAGTGATG GGACTCCGAGATACAATTTGGTTTTTCCCAAACAATCTAAAAGATGGGTTGCCAGGAAGAGGTACGAGCCAACCAGGCAGACATTCAGGAAGGATTTGGTGGAGCGGGTCCTGGAAAGGCGCATGGATCCTACTGTGAAGTTTGCAGATCCACATTTTTATATCCAGCAACCAGCTACTATACCCGACAACATAGCCACCACTCCAAGACCGGACAAAGATCAAAGTATTGCAGAGCACGTCTCCCGTTTTAAAACATGA
- the enpp4 gene encoding bis(5'-adenosyl)-triphosphatase enpp4 isoform X2 → MSSIEASPSHPVDSSFVPLFSTSSSSSSDIPDILSAAGTKHWSEKKWIVNESKLMQLFTTCQQCGVLIGEEDKKVTTSGTRIHIKWSCMKGHSGEWESCSQLRGMPENNLLVASSILFTGSTFTEIFDWAELLNLQIPKKTTFYSLQSTYLIPVIEYAYRDHHEEMMSNLQLQTVGGGISICGDGRSDSPGFSAKYTTYSFMSNATQEIIMVDLVQVTEATSSPAMETLGFRRGLDRLLQAGVRVDVITTDRSPSIRKLMRETYSDIQHQFDPWHVAKGLKKKLTAAANNKKNIDLQPWLKAITNHLWWSCQSCGGDAEELKRRWKSVLHHICGIHRWEEDGQEKTCYHRDLTEEQQRRKKWLQTDSAAFQTLSDHVLNKNLLKDLNHMTLFQHTGALEVYHSAMLKYTEKRLHFAYSSMKARTLLSVMDNNKNVGRQQATTSDGTPRYNLVFPKQSKRWVARKRYEPTRQTFRKDLVERVLERRMDPTVKFADPHFYIQQPATIPDNIATTPRPDKDQSIAEHVSRFKT, encoded by the exons ATGAGCTCAATTGAGGCCTCTCCAAGTCATCCAGTTGACAGTAGCTTTGTTCCACTATTCAGCACATCAAGCTCCTCCAGCTCTGACATACCTGACATACTCTCGGCTGCAGGAACCAAGCACTGGTCAGAAAAAAAATGGATAGTAAACGAGTCCAAGCTAATGCAGCTCTTCACAACATGCCAACAGTGTGGAGTGTTAATTGGAGAGGAAGACAAGAAAGTGACCACTAGTGGGACCCGCATACACATCAAGTGGAGCTGTATGAAAGGACACTCAGGTGAATGGGAGTCATGTTCTCAACTGCGTGGAATGCCCGAAAACAACCTGCTGGTTGCCTCATCCATCCTGTTCACAGGTTCAACTTTCACGGAAATCTTTGATTGGGCTGAACTACTGAATCTCCAAATTCCAAAGAAGACTACATTTTACTCCCTGCAATCCACCTACCTCATACCAGTGATTGAGTATGCATACCGTGACCATCACGAAGAGATGATGAGCAATCTACAACTACAGACAGTTGGTGGAGGGATTTCAATCTGCGGTGATGGTCGTTCTGATTCACCTGGATTTAGTGCCAAGTACACTACATACAGTTTCATGAGTAATGCAACACAGGAAATCATCATGGTGGATTTAGTTCAG GTTACAGAGGCGACCAGTTCACCAGCCATGGAGACCCTGGGGTTTCGAAGGGGTCTGGACCGTTTGCTTCAGGCAGGAGTTAGAGTGGATGTCATCACTACAGACCGCTCTCCTTCTATCAGGAAGCTTATGAGAGAGACCTACTCTGACATCCAGCACCAGTTTGACCCTTGGCATGTTGCAAAAG GACTGAAGAAAAAGTTGACTGCGGctgcaaacaacaaaaaaaacattgatctGCAGCCTTGGCTAAAGGCTATTACTAATCACCTGTGGTGGTCTTGCCAGTCATGCGGGGGTGATGCAGAG GAGTTGAAACGCCGCTGGAAGTCCGTTCTCCATCACATTTGTGGCATACATCGCTGGGAGGAAGACGGACAGGAGAAGACTTGCTACCACCGGGACCTCACTGAAGAGcagcagagaaggaagaaatGGCTGCAAACCGACTCTGCTGCATTCCAGACACTGTCGGACCACGTACTGAACAAGAACCTGTTGAAAGACCTCAACCACATGACTCTCTTCCAACATACAG GAGCCCTGGAGGTGTACCACAGTGCAATGCTGAAGTACACTGAAAAGAGGCTTCACTTCGCCTACAGCTCTATGAAGGCACGCACCCTACTCTCTGTGATGGACAACAACAAGAATGTTGGCCGTCAACAAGCAACGACCAGTGATG GGACTCCGAGATACAATTTGGTTTTTCCCAAACAATCTAAAAGATGGGTTGCCAGGAAGAGGTACGAGCCAACCAGGCAGACATTCAGGAAGGATTTGGTGGAGCGGGTCCTGGAAAGGCGCATGGATCCTACTGTGAAGTTTGCAGATCCACATTTTTATATCCAGCAACCAGCTACTATACCCGACAACATAGCCACCACTCCAAGACCGGACAAAGATCAAAGTATTGCAGAGCACGTCTCCCGTTTTAAAACATGA